The nucleotide window TCGGTCGCTTGACAGAAATTAGGTTTCCGCGGCTTCGCGATGATCTCCGCCGTGTTAGGGGTCCGTTAACGGCGGGATCGACACGGCGTCAATGACGACATCCGGGCGTAACCGCACCTCCGTGCGCGTGTTGCGCGCTGTGACCTGGCAAGATCACATCCGTGGTCAAAGGGTCGGGAGTCGGCAGGCCGAGGGCGAGCGGAGCGGCGGCCAACCGGCCGGACGCGCGCCAGGCCGTGCTCGACGCGGCGGGGGAACTGTTCACCGGAGCCGGGTACGCGGCGACGACGACGAGAGCGATAGCCGAACGCGCGGGCCTGCGCCAGGCGTCGCTGTACTACCACTTCCCGGCGAAGGAAGACATCCTCGCGGCCCTGCTGGCCGAGACGGTCCGCCCGTCGCTGGCACTGGCGGCCCGGCTGGCCGACGGCCCGGCCCCGGCGGCGGTCCGGCTGTGGGCGCTGGCGTACGCGGACATCGGGTTGCTCGGCGGGGCCCGGCACAACCTGGGCGCGTTGTACCTGCTGCCGGAGGTCGGCTCGCCGAACCTGGCCCGTTTCCGCACCGAACGCGCGGAGCTGAAGGCGGCGTACGGCCGGCTGGTGGCGGCGTCGGGCGTGGCGCCCGCGGCCGTCGGGATCCGGACGGACCTGGTGTTCGGGCTGGTGGAGAGCATCGCGGTGATCCGCAGGGACGACCCGGAGCTGGACGTCGAGGCCCACGTGCGCGAAGGGGCCGACGGGGTGGTCCGCCTGGTGGGGCTGGGTGACCCGTCGGACGAGCTGCGGGCGGAGGCGCACACGCTGCTGGCGGCCCTGGCGGAATGAGCGTCGACCGGCTTCGCGGCGAGATCGCCTGGCTGGGCGCGAAGCTGCAGCGCCGTCGCCGCCAGGACGACCTGACGGCGCTCGACCTGCGCGACCAGATCGCGGACCGGCTCGCGGAGCTGCGCGACCCGGGCACGGAGGCCTGGCTGCGCGCGCTGGTCGCGGACCAGGCCCGCGTGTTCGGGGCCCGGCACCACGCAACGCTGGGGTCGTGGTTCCTCATCGCCGCACGCTGTTCGCAGACCGGCCGGGTCGACGAAGCCCTGGAGCTGTTCGCGTCGGTCCGCGCGGCTTACGCGTATGTGCACGGGCCCGACCACGACGCGGTGGTGCACTGCGGGTACGCGATCGCGACGGCGCTGTTCGACGCGGGCCGGTACGCGGCGGCGATCGACGCCTTCCGGGCTCTGGGGTTCACCGCCGACGTCGCCCGCGCCCAGGTCAAGCTGGCGAGGTTCGACGAGGCCGAGCAGACGTTGCGCGCGGTTCCCCCGGAGGAGGCCGCGTTC belongs to Amycolatopsis tolypomycina and includes:
- a CDS encoding TetR/AcrR family transcriptional regulator, with translation MVKGSGVGRPRASGAAANRPDARQAVLDAAGELFTGAGYAATTTRAIAERAGLRQASLYYHFPAKEDILAALLAETVRPSLALAARLADGPAPAAVRLWALAYADIGLLGGARHNLGALYLLPEVGSPNLARFRTERAELKAAYGRLVAASGVAPAAVGIRTDLVFGLVESIAVIRRDDPELDVEAHVREGADGVVRLVGLGDPSDELRAEAHTLLAALAE
- a CDS encoding tetratricopeptide repeat protein, with the translated sequence MSVDRLRGEIAWLGAKLQRRRRQDDLTALDLRDQIADRLAELRDPGTEAWLRALVADQARVFGARHHATLGSWFLIAARCSQTGRVDEALELFASVRAAYAYVHGPDHDAVVHCGYAIATALFDAGRYAAAIDAFRALGFTADVARAQVKLARFDEAEQTLRAVPPEEAAFVRATIQAELGAPGPLIERTRALPAAGTEDPEAARMWLAYGLLLAGEAAEAADLASAVVTSRVTHPGPDDRLTWEARVLLARALAETDRLADAEHYARAALDAAPLPPGHPVLLHALATVARVHYRREKWAVAVETYEFAVEGFKTVLGAGHPYTLKAAEALAAAREAAGL